In Trichoderma asperellum chromosome 1, complete sequence, a single window of DNA contains:
- a CDS encoding uncharacterized protein (TransMembrane:12 (i38-54o80-100i112-132o138-159i171-194o200-223i293-315o330-349i361-381o393-416i428-445o457-476i)~EggNog:ENOG41): MKFFDALKPSAPPSNTFTLANKEFPKVTWWREPGLRRLYLLLLVPLMTSMVNGYDGSMMNALQTSGQWQDYFHHPRGSLLAFYNLAFGLGQLLAVVPFPFPATIADKLGRRWGIVIGSIIAIIGVAIQSASIDVGMFVAGRFILGFGVMIDHGSAPLIVTELAHTQHRATITAVYNSMWYFGSIVAAWVTFGTINIDSDWAWRIPSIIQAFPAIVQIVFIWLLPESPRFLIAKDRHDEALEVLVKFHGNGERTDFVQTSFTEIKETLALEQEFSSKSGWLELIRTPGNRKRTLICYLQGFFSQWCGNGLVSYYLVPVLETIGITKNAEQAGLNGGLQIWNFIVAIWASFNIDKIGRRKMALGSTGSMIICFVLWTILSARYNITGDSADAKGVIVMIFLFYTAFNCGWQGLLLAYPIEILPYEIRAKGLNVTFFGVSTNLLNQYINPVGIESQGWRFYIFYDVFLCVIFTVVYFLWVETKNTPLEEIAKYFDGDEAKVGGGASTGIAAAVLSQLQAKKGDFDEEVAHVEESTV; encoded by the exons ATGAAGTTCTTCGATGCCCTCAAGCCATCGGCTCCGCCGTCTAATACCTTTACGCTCGCCAACAAAGAGTTTCCAAAGGTAACATGGTGGCGCGAGCCGGGACTTCGACGCCTGTATCTCTTGCTTCTCGTGCCCCTGATGACGTCCATGGTCAACGGCTACGATGGCTCCATGATGAACGCTCTGCAGACGAGTGGGCAGTGGCAGGATtattttcatcatcctcgtggCTCGCTACTGGCGTTTTACAACTTGGCTTTTGGACTGGGACAGCTTCTGGCCGTGGTTCCCTTTCCATTCCCTGCTACAATTGCAGATAAGCTGGGAAGACGATGGGGAATCGTTATTGGCAGCATCATTGCGATAATTGGGGTGGCGATTCAGAGCGCGAGTATAGATg TCGGCATGTTTGTCGCAGGAAGATTTATTCTTGGCTTTGGAGTCATGATAGATCATGGGAGCGCACCTCTCATAGTGACTGAACTGGCTCACACGCAACATCGAGCCACAATTACTGCAGTGTACAACTCGATGTGGTATTTCGGATCGATTGTTGCTGCATGGGTGACTTTTGG AACGATTAATATCGACAGTGACTGGGCATGGCGCATTCCCTCCATTATTCAGGCTTTCCCTGCCATTGTGCAGATCGTATTCATCTGGCTATTACCAGAG AGCCCGCGTTTTCTTATTGCCAAAGATCGCCACGATGAAGCCCTCGAAGTCTTGGTCAAGTTCCATGGCAACGGTGAACGTACCGACTTTGTTCAGACTTCTTTCACCGAGATCAAGGAGACTCTCGCTTTAGAGCAAGAATTTTCTTCCAAGAGCGGCTGGCTCGAACTGATCCGCACACCAGGCAATCGCAAGCGCACCCTCATTTGCTACTTGCAAGGCTTCTTCTCACAGTGGTGCGGTAACGGCCTGGTCTCGTATTATCTCGTCCCTGTGCTGGAGACGATTGGCATCACCAAGAACGCTGAGCAAGCTGGTCTCAATGGCGGGCTCCAGATTTGGAACTTCATCGTTGCTATTTGGGCCTCGTTCAATATTGATAAAATTGGTAGGAGAAAGATGGCGCTGGGCAGCACAGGCTCGATGATTATATGCTTTGTGTTATGGACTATACTTTCAGCGCGGTACAACATCACGGGAGACAGCGCCGATGCCAAGGGAGTGATTGTGATGATCTTTTTGTTCTATACGGCATTCAACTGCGGATG GCAAGGCCTACTTCTGGCGTATCCCATTGAGATCTTGCCTTATGAGATCCGCGCCAAGGGCTTGAACGTTACGTTTTTCGGAGTCAGCACAAACT TGCTCAACCAGTACATCAACCCTGTGGGTATCGAATCTCAGGGATGGAGATTCTATATT TTCTACGATGTCTTTCTCTGTGTTATTTTCACCGTCGTATATTTCCTCTGGGTTGAAACAAAG AACACTCCGTTGGAGGAAATCGCCAAATACTTTGACGGCGACGAAGCCAAGGTGGGTGGCGGCGCGTCAACTGGtatcgcagcagcagtgctctCTCAGCTGCAGGCGAAGAAGGGTGATTTTGATGAGGAAGTGGCACATGTCGAAGAAAGCACGGTATAA